The Haliaeetus albicilla chromosome 23, bHalAlb1.1, whole genome shotgun sequence nucleotide sequence AGGCTGCTGCTGCCGATGCCCGGCGTGCATTCCCACTCCCCTCGCAGCTGGGGGCTGcattccagctgctggctctgcagctccagaagtggcagagggaagggtgggacagagccagggcagaaGGAGCgaggggaggaagagcagcaccATCTGAAGGGGAAACTGCTATTGACTGACCCTTACCTCTGCTGGGAGGCTTTGGGGTAAATTATCTGCTCAAACTCCATGTGGATGGAGTCAACCTGGATGGCCAAGTCCTTCTTCAAACACATGTCAGAACAGGTCCATTTCTGTTGCTCTGCGAAGTCCCCGTGTTGTGGCATGTGTTACGAGCACTGAGACAGGCCAGCGACTCGGGACAGCATGAGCAATGACAGAAACCTGGGTCCCACTCCCTCTGCTAGTAATAAGATGGGAAAGCCTCAAAAGCAGCAAATCACCCTGTCTGTGGACCTCCATGTCCCCTGCACGTATGCCTGCTCCttggagcagctgcagctgtgggcTCACGGGAAGGGTGTTTGAAGGGCTCTGCTCCCACTGCACCGAGTAAAGGGTGATACAAGTCAAAAGTCGGTGGTAAAACACCAGAGCAGCAACGTTGGTTCCTGAGGAGAAACGGGGAGATGCCCTTTGGTGTCCACTGAATCCAGCTAACTCACCTCAGCCCTGCAGCTCACAGGTCTGTGTCGACCGTCTGGATGTTCACGGTGGAGCAAATGGTCTGCGAGGCGGGTCCCTTCCTGTACCTGGCCTGCTCCGTCCATGCCTCACGGCAGGACATGACCACAGGCGGCAGCACGTTGTCCGGAGCCTGAGGCACCTTCTGGCACATGCAGAGCAGCGACTTGAGCTCCGAACGGAAGCTCTCGTTCAGCCAGCAGTAGATGAAAGGGTTGTAGCAGGTGCTGCTCATGGCGAACCAGTGCAGGGCGAAATAGAGGGAGTTCTTCGTCTTGATGCCTAGACTGGAGATGAGCACCACGTAGCAGTTGAGAGGGAACCAGCAGACAGCAaagaccaccaccaccagcatcAGCATCTTGATGCTCTTCTTCTTGTTCTTGTGGTGGGTAATATACTGCTGCGTGGTGATGTCTCCAATGGCATTGCGGAGCCACAGCTTCTTGGCCAGGCGCGTGTAGGTGACAGTGATGATTAGCAGAGGCAGGAGgtaaagaaggagaaaggtAGACAGGTCCAGATACTTCCAGACCAGCTCTGCAGGCTCAGGAAAATCAGGGAGGCACAAACTTCGGACAGTGGCTTCccttgaaaaacaaagaaatacatatatagTGTGTGGCCATCGCTGCGCGAATGGAAGCTGCTAATTTGGCAAACCACAGCGGGGCTTCCACACCACCCACAACCACCTCAGATTTGTAGTTTGGACAGAGGAGAGCCAGGTATTGCTCATCTCAACAAGACAAAGTTCAGTCAAACCTGTTTCCCAGAAGGTCTTCTCATGATGTTCTCTGTGTCTGTCTCACCAAAGATAAGCCAGGCTACTGTGTGGTGTTATCTCCTTTCCCCTTAAATAGCTGTGCTGTCTGATAGAAGACATTCTTAGAGAGACAAACCGGAGTTTCCTCTTAGGAGCTGCAGTTGATTTTAAGTGAATGAGTCCCTTGTGTCCCCTTAACATGGCAAAAGTCACCCCAATGGCCTATTCTCACAAAAGGGGCTACTGTGAAAGAAGCCCTGACCTGGCTGCATCTGCCCCTTCCCTGTGTGCGTGGGCACAGAGACATGgcagtgccagtctcctcttCCCCAAAAACCCAGTGCAGAAGGAATGAGGGCAGTGGGTGAGACCCACCTAactcctgcttttctccagtcCCATAGGCGATTCCTATGCACCTGGTTAAAGGACACATTATGCCCAGGTTTCCCTCAATGTGCCCACCCAGAAATCCGGCCGGGATGTATTACTCCTCTTGCACGTGTGCTGTGCAAACTGTTGGTCTGGCCAAGCACAACTGACGTGATCTTCCCGGGATGCAGCAGAGTCACAGCACGTGCTGGGATCACAGCTGCAGCACGCTTGCAGTAGTTCTGACTTGTCTTTGCCAGGCTGGATCTGCAGCCCGTGCCCTATCTGGGTACACTGGCCTGTCTGTGCCCTGAGCAGGCACAGGACCCCCTCGGCCAGAGCAGAAAAccgctgcagcagctgggaagtCAAAGCTGTTACGGATTgaaggggaaggggctgctggAAGCTGGGGACCATGTGACAGCCTCGCAGCCACGACCCCACCTGCATGGACAGCACTCCTTCCTTTCCGTACTGACCATCCCGTTTCCGTCAGCTTTTCAGGAAACTGGCTGTTAAAACCTATCTTAAAACAGGAGTGGTAATTAGAAAACCTGGTCATTTAAGTCAAGTTTAACTTAAGCCTGACAGTTTAACTTCTGATGCTTAACTGACAAAAGAACTGAGTTTAACTACATGTGATAGCTTATTTTAACAGCACTTCAGCAATCTGTCACATTCAACCCAGCGGATCCAGgctctgtttgcatttttgggCTGGCAGCGGCTCTCAAGCTGACGCAGCCCAGCACCCTCTGCAGAGCACCGCCTGTCCCCTCCGCATCCTGCAGCAGATGCCTGGAAGTGATGAAACATTAGAAGAAAGGAGCACTTGCACATTTCTTTCCGGtgatgttttctccttttcttttttcccctctttttctttctcctattCCATTTTGCCCTTCTCTCTTCAACACTCATCCTCCGCTCGCTTGTATTCAGCACAGACTGTAATACCCATCAAGCTGCATTATTCGTTGCAGTATTGATTAATATCTTTAATATCCTGTTTTCAACCTCTGGAGCTAGCTTTTGCGCCATAAATAGAAGATTGCTTGAAAATGGACGGCTGTGAGCAGGGCCTGCATGCAGCTGTTGGAGGGATGACAAAGGGCGCAGGAGCAGAGCTCTGCCGAGTGCGGCCGTGGAGGACCTTGGAGATGCTGCTCAAGAGGCGAACTGACGCAGAAAGGAACACCATCCTTTCTGAACCTCGCACGGGCGaggccagcccctgcctgcaggcagctctgcctgcctgcctgcttgccTGCCAAAGGGGACCTGCCAAAGCAACTGGGGATCTGGCAAGGGAAGCAAGCACCAACGCCTAAGGTGACACTGCAACCTGGGTCAGACCCACCATGGCTGAAGAGCAAAGCCACAGGGAAAGAGCAGAAGCGATGGGGCAGAAGCAGGGCTGTCACCCCTCACCGCCCCCCCGGGAATCGGCTTGAGCTCAGGACAGTGTCTGGGCTGCGGCCATCGGCATCGGGAGTGCAACTGAGGCCGAGCAAGGGTGACGCTTTGGTGCTTGCGGAGCTTAAAACCACTATTTGAActgagcaggcagcagagcaagCCTGCAGGTTCATCGAAAAACCATCTGCTGCCCTTGCTGCCCCCCTTACCTCCCACCCTCTAAAGGAGGGGCATGGAGCTGTAGGAGAGGCTCACAATTATTTCAGGGAAGAGGCTGGTTGAGAGCAAAACCAGACAGGACATTGTGTTTTGGTGAATTCTGGTACAACCACAGACTTGGCCACACTGCTGTGCACTGCAGCCGGGGAGGTTGGATGCTGGTGGAGCCCACGTTCTCCTGTCCCCAGAACCCCAACAGCTCCCTGGTGGCACTTCTCAGGAGCCCCTGGCCCTGCAGGAGCTATTACGAGCAATATTACAACTGCAATTTTTATTCAATGGAAAGCAGGGATGAGAATAGCACGTCCTGGAAGTCCTTATATTGCTGAGCTGCCTCATGCCAATGCGAGGCTCGGTTTCCTCTGGCCATGCTAAAGGATGAACAGAGACAGGTGCTACGAAACAGATAGCGGCGTTTGTTCATTCATAAGCAATTTGTTCAGTAATACCCCGAACACAGCTGCAAAGCAATGCGAGTACAGGAGTAACCCAACACTTTGTTTACAAAGTCTCAGCAGTTGAAGATATTATATCCCCTGCAGAGGTATCTCTCAGTCAAATCAATATCACGAGCACAAGTGAGGAAGAGCTGCGAAGCCCCAGATTACACTCCCATTTTGTGTAACATCTCATATACAAACAGCAATGAAAAGCCTGTGCGGGGAGTTAAACACTCTCCCTGCCATTCTAATGGGAGGGAAGTGACTGTGCTGTAAGAAGAAAGGTATTTGTCCTTTATACAGAAGCTCAGTATCTATAATAGgaatttttctcctgctgcctaTTACTGCCTCCTTACCCGGCGCACTGGGACACCGCTCTCAGGTTGGAAATACTGCTCACTGTAAGATTATCCCCTTGGCCTCCAGTCTGGCATTCCTGTGAAATGCAGGCACCAGCAGCATGGCACACCACCACGAAAAACACCAGTTTGTGTAGCATTATGGACTGTTTTCTAGCCAGGAGGACTCATAGCAGTGCCACAGGCTGGTGGGGACAAGAGGGCCAGAACAGGTTGGGTACCATGGAGGAACAAAAGACTGCAAGGGCAAACCACCCCAAATCTTCTGGGTCTGTATTTCTCCCTGGTGGAGAGGGTAACTTCCCAGCAATGAATGCCATCACTCGACCAGCTGGAAGGGAGGGGCGGGGAGATAAGCTGCTttggtttttccccttttctttttttcccctctagatCAGaaccttcattttcttctgatactTCAGTAGTCCTCATATGGATGTGAAATTCCACTTCATCTCCTTCTAATAGCTCCTGTTGCTGTGTTCAGCCAAGCAAAGAGCTCCCTTCTCTGCTGGGCAAGGCAAAGCAGCACATGGAGACAATGTCATGTCCCTGTCAAAGCACTGTTCCTCTCACCAGCCCTTCACTGCAGAGGAATAGGTGGAggtttctcttttgcttttcttgtttatgTAACATTGGGCAGAGGAGCCTCAAGCTTTAAGGAAAGCTGGTGCTTTTTCATAAATCCAGATGGATGAAATGCAAGGGAGCTAAAACATGTGAATCAGCATATGAAGTCTTGGAGATCTGGGGTTCGTGGCCCTGCTGACTCACAAAGGCggtcctctcctccctcttctttCTGTATAGTCTTGCTAATGTCAGTACCAGATGTTTACACcatgagttttattttctctctttttcaaacTGCAGCTTTgactctctcctcctcctcctgagcaAGTTGGCTAGACATGGTCTTCCTAGGTCTAAGGAGCTGAGCGAGTGcgaggaaggaagaggaaaggctcTCAGGAGAAAATGACCTTCTCAGGACAAAGCTCCTCCTGACAGTATCATGACACTGGAGAAGGTTTGTCTCACTGACCTGCTGTGCCCTGGCCAGGCTGTGCCTGGAGCCTGCCACCAGCATGGGGCTGGGAGGTGAGCCTAACCCCCTCATCCAGGCATTTGGGCAATGGTGAAAGCAAACCCAGCTCCTGAGGACATGCATgccctgcagagagcagagagccAGGCAGCTCTTACAGCAGGCAAAGCCTCTGCTGTGGGAAGTGAAATTTCATCCACACACAAAATCCCACTGATTCTACTAGGTCCTTGCCCAAGCTTGGGAGCCCTTCCAGCAGCTCTCGCCACTGAGAGCCACTGCTGCAGAGGGCTATCGGACCTCTTCGTGCTTGCTTGGAAGGGGAAATAACTCACCTGTAGTTATACTGGAAAAGCTTTTGATAGATGGCATGGGGTAGGGAGAAACAGGTTGCCATCAGCCAGATAACAGAGATGCTCAGCGCTCCCTTCGTTAGCGACATCCTCTGCTTCAGTGGGTTCAGGATGACCTGCAACAGAGAGTTCACCATGACTTTTATTGCACAGGAAAGCAAAGTCCCTCCACCAGTACACACAGCAGAGGCATTTTTTGACATGATCTAATGCTGTTAAGAAAATTACAGCCATGATTAGGAAAATGTCCTGCTTATTACAGTGACCTGGAAAATGGGAAATATTGCACTTTTCAGTCTTCTCAGAAGTGCTTTCAAATAAACTTTTTCCTCTATTTTGTTCTGTGAGGACCATTTTCCTTAAATTGTGGGTTACATtaggtaggaaaaaaagaatatctaCACAAGTCTCTTCACTTATGGGTATGCCTGTTTATTTTGTATGAATCTTCTATAAAGAAATGTCTCCTGTTCTAGCTGAACCTATGAAGCTGAGCCCCCTGCCTCGTTTCAGGCACTAACTCACCTTTTATGAAATTTTCTTTGTTGAAAAGGTAAAGAGCTTATAAAAATCTGAGAGTCTGGAAGATACTATTTGGCTGATAGGAAATGAGAGTGATTGCTAGAGATAAGCGTGTGGCCTGGGCTGCCCTCTCTTTCCTGTACTGGTAATGCAGCAAGCGTTTGTCACAGTGGGCAGCTGACACAGCCGGGCTGCAGGCAGACAGTGGGTACAGTCTTCTCACAGCTCTGAAGTCTCCTCCCAGTATTTCCAACAGAGACTTCCCGCTCTGCTTCTCCCCTTTATACTGGTCCAGCATTAGTCCCATAGTTATACCACGGGACTTTAGTCTCAGAATTCCTTTGTACTCCAACTGTCCTGCAGTTTGATGGTGTTGCAAATGcccaatgggaaaaaaagagcaaaagaaccAACAGGCAACTAAATCAGAATTTAAGCTCAGGATGCTACAGACTGGTGTTCTGTGGGGTTTGGGTGGTAGACTAAAAAGCTTGGAAAAGTTCCCTGTACGGCTGAAGTAATGCTTTGCACTCAGTGTCGGCTCTGCTGTCTTTCAAGGCCCCCCATGGCTCTTGAATCAACTTGTCCTGCCGTACTTGTGGGCTAGGTTGGACCTGGCTCTTTTCAAACTACCTGAAAAAGGTGTCCTCACTCTTTTCCACTGAAAGCCTGGGAGTGTCCTGTGAAACCTGTGATGCCGCATTTTGGTTTTTCTCTCCTGCCCCGTACCTGGGAGCCTACAGAAGTCCATCAAGCCTTCCTACCCCTGATGCACGAGGGGCGTCTTGGAATTTAGCTCTAGAGCCTTCTCACTGGATGTAGGTTTAATCCCCAAGATTCAGCCCCCTTGAACCCATGGCTCGACCGAGACTGACAGGGGCTTGGGAAGAGCCTTGCAAGGGAACGGCAGGCAGGCAAGGTTTTACCTGGTGCCTGTCCAGGGCAATGGCCGTCAGGGTCAGTGTGGAGACGTGGAGGGAGCAGTACTGCACGAAGCGGCTGATGTGGCACATGGCTTTTCCAAAGATCCACGTGCTGTTCACAAACCGAACCTGAGGGGAAAACAACAGGTCATCAGCCAGCAAATGTACTGAAAACAAATCCACAGGGAAACCCTTTGGATTGCACCTGAGCTGGCACATGGGTTTTGGCTGGCTGGGCAGCTCCACCTGAAACCCAAAGAAAGATTAGCTATGTTGGATTTTGAAACACCTTTACATAAGAGTTTATAAGGTCAAAACCCACAGAGCCCTCCTGGCCTATTTGTATAAACACTGTTTGTGAACAGCGGTAATAACTTTTTGATTATACTAACAACTGTATTTGGAAAAAGTGGACCAAGTTTTggtcacacacacccccccccgccttcagGTCTGGCGAGCTTTCACTGAAGACTTTACCCAACTGGCAGCTCTGAAAAGCTTAACTACTTTCTTCCAGTCACCCGAGTATGAATGGCATGCGAGTTGTTTTGACCCACTAAGTTTTAAGTGTGACTCTCTAGTGCTCTCCTGCACGTATGTTAAAGGTACATGT carries:
- the LOC104322350 gene encoding G-protein coupled receptor 83 isoform X1, coding for MPRLLLQSHRSQMTGFLEELDHYSSLAKLMSIYQATNRTTFNWTDSRIVEWEKFAELAKYEPESQKSTVKALLIVAYSVIIIMSLFGNMLVCHVVLKNKRMHSATSLFIVNLAVSDIMITLLNTPFTLVRFVNSTWIFGKAMCHISRFVQYCSLHVSTLTLTAIALDRHQVILNPLKQRMSLTKGALSISVIWLMATCFSLPHAIYQKLFQYNYREATVRSLCLPDFPEPAELVWKYLDLSTFLLLYLLPLLIITVTYTRLAKKLWLRNAIGDITTQQYITHHKNKKKSIKMLMLVVVVFAVCWFPLNCYVVLISSLGIKTKNSLYFALHWFAMSSTCYNPFIYCWLNESFRSELKSLLCMCQKVPQAPDNVLPPVVMSCREAWTEQARYRKGPASQTICSTVNIQTVDTDL
- the LOC104322350 gene encoding G-protein coupled receptor 83 isoform X2: MTGFLEELDHYSSLAKLMSIYQATNRTTFNWTDSRIVEWEKFAELAKYEPESQKSTVKALLIVAYSVIIIMSLFGNMLVCHVVLKNKRMHSATSLFIVNLAVSDIMITLLNTPFTLVRFVNSTWIFGKAMCHISRFVQYCSLHVSTLTLTAIALDRHQVILNPLKQRMSLTKGALSISVIWLMATCFSLPHAIYQKLFQYNYREATVRSLCLPDFPEPAELVWKYLDLSTFLLLYLLPLLIITVTYTRLAKKLWLRNAIGDITTQQYITHHKNKKKSIKMLMLVVVVFAVCWFPLNCYVVLISSLGIKTKNSLYFALHWFAMSSTCYNPFIYCWLNESFRSELKSLLCMCQKVPQAPDNVLPPVVMSCREAWTEQARYRKGPASQTICSTVNIQTVDTDL